AAATTACATGAAGAGGTGGTGCGCGGTCATGTAAAAGAGATACTGTCTATTCTTTCACAGAGGGAGCCAAGGGGAGAATATGTGATAATCACCGAAGGCATGGAAAAGCCTCAAGAAGAGGAAACCATGCCCGAACAGTTGGAAGAGGCGATAAAAAAGATGCTAATGGAAGATATGAGTATAAAGGATATTGCGGATTCCGTATCAAAAATCCATAACATCAGGTTCAGATCAGCCTACAGGGAGGTGCTTGACCTAAAGAGAAAAATGGAAGGTGCGTGATTTCTTTATTTATCTCTGAATTTTAATTCTTACATATAGACAAATTAATTTTTTTAGAATATACAGATCATTCTGGCTGGTAATACAGCCTGTGCGATTGGTGGATGTATCGACTTGAATTAATTCATTAAAATCTAATATTTGCAAAAACTGGTTAATGGAGCATAAAAAAACACTTTTAATCCAGAATGACCTTGGTCTTCATGGACGGGCTGCCGCAAAAATAGTTGAACTGTCCCGGAAATATAAGTCCAAACTGTTTTTTATTAAAAACGGTTATGGGGAGGTAGATGGTTCAAATATCCTTTCTATTCTTACCCTTTCGGGTTCAAAAGGCACTGAAATTGATGCAAAGGCAGATGGTGAAGACTCTCTCGAGTTACTTGAGGAGTTAAGCAGGCTTTTTGAAAACAAATTTGGTGAAGGAAGATGACAGAACAGGTAACAGCCGAAAACAATAAGTTGACCGGCATTGCGGTATCTCCCGGTATCGTGATAGGAAAGGCCCGGCTTGTAGACCGTTCAAAGCAGAAGATAATATATCAATACCTCATTAATGAAAACGAGATCAACAGGGAGGTTGAACGGTTAAAATATGCTCTTGAAGTAACAAAAGAGCAGCTATTAGACCTTAAAAGTCGGATACCTGACAGCATAAAAGAACACTCATTTATCCTGGATACCCATCTGATGATTGTGGAAGATAATATGATAACTGCCTCTACAATCAATATTATACTGGAAGAAAGGATTAATGCCGAATGGGCATTAAAAAAATCGGTACAGAAGATACGCCAGCTCTTTGACCAGGTTGATTTTGAATATATAAGAGACCGCATCAATGATGTTGAGAATGTTGTTGAGCGGATACTCAGAAACCTTGTGGGTAAAAAACAGGAAAGCCTTTCAAACATCAATGAAAAGGTTATAATTGTCGCCCATGATCTTACACCGGCAGACACCAGTGAAATAAATACCTCCATGGTAATGGGCTTTATCACAGATGTGGGTGGCAAGACCTCTCATACTGCAATAATGGCGCAGGCACTTAAAATACCTGCGGTACTGGGTCTTGAAAAGGCCACCGTCAGTATTGAGGATGGAAACATGCTTATTCTTGACGGGTACAAGGGAGAGGTCATATTAAACCCTGATAATGACCTCATTACTTCATATCAGGAAAAGGCCCTTTATTATAAAAACTATAATTCAAGTATTCTCCAGTTAAGTCATCTACCTTCAGAAACATTAGACGGCTATCGCGTAGCAGTTAAGGCCAACATTGAATTTCTCGAAGAGGTTGAAACCGCGAAAGAAAACGGGGCTGAAGGGGTAGGTCTTTACAGGACAGAATTCTTATATATACGAAACAAGGGCGTCCCTGTTGAGAATGAGCAGTATCAAGACTACAGGGAGATCGCGGAAAAAATAACACCTTTTCCTATTACAATAAGAACCCTTGACATAGGTGGAGACAAGATATTCTCAAATAAAAAGCCCTCAAACGAGGCTAATCCAGCGCTAGGGCTCAGGGCTATACGGTTCTGCCTGAAGGAACAGGAGATATTCAAGAGTCAGCTCAGGGCGATACTGAGGGCAAGCGCCCATGGAAATATCAGGATTATGTTCCCAATGATATCCGGCGTCCAGGAATTTATTGATGCAAAAGGCATTTTGTCGCAGGTAATGGATGAGCTTGAAAAGGGAAATATCCCCTATGACAGAAAAATAAAGGTCGGCGCAATGATAGAGATACCATCAGCGGTAATGGTGGCTGATATACTGGCTGAGAGTGCGGATTTTTTCAGTATCGGGACAAATGATCTGATCCAGTATACACTTGCAATTGACCGCAGCAATGAAAATGTTGCCTATATGTATGAACCTTATCACCCTGCTGTAATCCGCATGATTATGCAGGTAGTCAAAGCAGCTCGAAATGCAGGCATAGAGGTCTCATTATGCGGGGAAATGGCCGGAGACCCATTTTGTTTACCTATTCTGCTTGGGATGGGTATCAATGAACTGAGCCTCACAGCAACCGGTATCCCTCAGCTCAAAAAACTTATAAGGTCTCTTTCAAAAGAGGCAGCAGAAAAGGACCTTGAAAACATCCTTAAACTTAAAACATCTGAGGAAGTGCGCAGATACATACAGAAAATAACTAAAGACTACCTGCCTGATATAAATGGCAATGGTTTCAAATTAAAATATTTACAGTGATAATCTTTTATTAATAGAGTTAAACATACCAATGAGCGTAAAAGTTGTTTGTCAAAATAAAAAGGCATCCCATGACTATTTCATAGATGAAGCCCTTGAGGCAGGCATGGTACTCTTAGGGCCTGAAGTAAAATCGTTGAGGGATGGCAGGGCAAATCTTGTAGACGGCTATGCCAAGATAAAAAATGGTGAGGTATTTTTATATAACATGCATATAACCCCCTACCCCTATGCCCATTATCTCAACCTGGACCCGAAACGTACAAGAAAGCTGCTGTTCAATAAAAGAGAGATCAGACGGCTCCTAGGCAAGACAAAGGAAAAGGGGTATGCCCTAATACCTTTAAAGGTCTACTTCAAGGATAGCATGGCAAAGATAGAAATAGGGCTTGCAAAGGGTAAAAAATTATACGATAAACGCCACGCCCTTAAGGAAAAAGAGCTAAAAAGGGAGATGGATCAGGTAAAGAAGAGACGATAAGATTGACTATTGCCGGTTTAATGATTATTATTTTGACAGTTATTTAATGCAGTAAATCCGCTCCCGATTAGGCGATAGCTTAATCGGGTTATTATTCACATATCACGTAACTTTTTTAAGGGGGCGAAACGGGTTCGACGGGGATAAAGAAGCTTAAGTCGCATATCGAGGTTCTACTCGCTCGTTAAACGGGTGGAATAAACACAAACGCAGACGATTACGCGTACGCTGTAGCCGCGTAACAATTTTAGGCTACCGACCATTTCAGTCTTTCCTGCGAGGCAGAAATGGTCGTCGATAAAGCAGGATAGCTGATATGATTCACCTGTAGATCGTTGACGCGAAACCTTTATACGGGTCAGCCTTCAGGGACATCGCCCGGTAGGAAACTGAAGGTTAAACTCTTATACCGGGATATGTATGTAGAAGCTTAAGCGGAATATTTTCGGACGGGGGTTCGACTCCCCCCGCCTCCACCATCCTTCGCTCATTCATTTCATTCATGAGCTATGGATGGCAGGCCAGTTCTTATTGGCAACATTCTAAAGAGTAATATGCGAAGTTGGGCTAAATAAGAAGTCATCATTCTTTATTAAGATATACTTTTTGGGAGTAAAAAATGGCAACATACACAGCGGTCATAGAAAAATGTTGCGAAATAGGTCTTTATGTTGGTTTTGTTCCGGGCTTTCCTGGTGCACATTCACAAGGGGAAACACTTGATGAACTAAACCAAAATCTGAAAGAGGTTATAGAAATGCTCCTGGAAGATGGCTATCCAAAAATGGAAAGCGAATTTGTTGGGACTCAAAATGTTATGGTTGCATAAACATGGGAACCCTTCCTGTTCTAAAACCTAAAGTGGTTGCTTCAATCCTAAACAAACTGGGATTTCATTAAATCAGACAAAAAGGTTCCCATAGACAATATCGTCATTCGGATGGACGAAGCACTACAATTCCATTCCATTCCGGAAGAGATATATCTCCTGCCTTGTTAAAACAAATTATAAACGATATTCATGTAACTGTTGATGAATTTTTACAGCATCAATAAGAAATACCTATCAACGAATCTGTACCAGCATTTTCAAAAATATTTCAATTGCTTTTATTGGCATAGACATCGAAGTAAATCTTTTATATAAGAGGACGGACTTGACTTGACACCTTGCAAAAGGAAGGGTGGTCAGATACCTTCAAGGTTACACACTTAAAACGAGGTAAACAAGAAAAATACATGATACAGTTTTGGGCCATTTCCGCCAAAGAATAAAAATAAATCTCAGCAGAAACACAAGAGTCAATATAAAGGATAACTCGCCTAATAACTTCACTTCCAATCCTTTCAATCTAAGTTATCAGTTAAAGATATTAATAGGTAACTTAAAAGGACATATTAATCTGACAACCACTGAAATTCTTTTATTACCATATCAAATGAACGATCGGTATAAATTTCGTTGCATACATAAAAAATATCCTTCCCCCGCACTACCCCATTGGGCTACTTTTGGGCTCTCTTTTGGAAATTATTTTCAATTTTTGGATTTGGAATGATATATTGGTCAAGTGGCTTTTTATCTCAACAACCTATCTCTCCTCTTTTCCAGCACCAGTCTATACCTGTCTTTCAATTCATTCGGTAAAAAACTGATCTCTACAAGCCTGTCCCATTCAGGCATTGCGCCATTAATATCATCTAAGAGGGATGAGATAATCTTATCATTCAATGCCAGTCTGTCCCTGCCGAAATAGTCAATTAAAATATATGAATCCAGTCTGTTTTTCCTTCCTTTTACGGGCAGTGCTATCTCTTCTTTGGGATCAGACAGAACGATCGTGGTGTTCAGGATATCGTATGCAGGTGCAAGCTCTGTTTTATTATCCTTTGTCATTAATGAAAAGTTTTTTACATGCATGTCTTCATTGCCCAGTAAAAAATTCACCAGGGTCAGCCTGAACAGTTTTATTTTTTCAAGTGCCGGAAAGGTGCAGTACTGCTCTATAACCTTTGCTACTTTTTCCATGGATGCATCATACTTTGTGTCTCTGCTTAACCCCATAAGCTGGGAAAAGTCTTCCAAAGCAATCTTTTTTTTTCCTGTCCTGTCAAACCGCTTTATGAAATATGTCATTGAGCTGTCTTTGGAATATACAAGACCGTGCAGCGGCACCTGGATGCCAGCTGCAGATGCTAGACGCATGGACAGATCTTCGTTTTCAGGCAGGTTTCTGTATTGCGGGTTTTGAGGTTTAAGGATATATCTGCCACCGGTGTCCACAAGTTCAAACCCGTTTATGCGGGTATTCAATATGGCACTCAGCTTGGGCTGAATACCCTGGATGGACATTTTCGGTGCACGGGAAGCAGCTTCGATAATCTGATCCGAGGCGGTATATGGCAGATCCACAAGCTCCATGAGACTTCTTGAAAGGAGACTTAAACCCTTTGGTGAATATCTTTTTTCACATTCTTCATATGTTATTGGGCAGATATTCATTCAGCCTCACAAACTGTAACTGCCCCGACCATATCCTTACCTACTGCCAGAAGCTGGCTCAAAAGATCCTGCCTGTCTATTTTAAGGGCGCGAAGGAGCGCCTCCAGGTTGTATCCTTCAGGAAGAAGCCCCTCAAGGAAAGGCGGGAAGGTGTCATACTCAAATGGTTCAGGTTTTACAGGTACTGTGAGAGAAACAGGAGGCCCGCTATATCCCGGGTCATATGTGAATCTATAGGCTTTACGTGGGGTTGTCTCCTCCAGGATGCCTGTATGGATATCATGCATAAATATATCAGCTTTCCGCATTATCACCTGCCTTGAATTGTGCCATCAACGGGCTGTCAATAGATACTGAAATATTGATGGTATCAAGTACTTTTAACAGCGTGTTCAACCGGACAGTGTCCTTGCCGTTTTCAATATCATAGATAGCTGTCTTCCCCACACCTGCAATATCGGCCAGACTAACCCTGGAAAGCCCGGCCTGTTTGCGGTGGAACTGAACAATAGCTCCAAATTCCTTCATCATGTTTATGTTTATTTTTACCGTCATAACAGTATAATTAATGCGTTTATAAAAATATTAAGAACAATTAGTGTTATAATTTGTATTTTTACTGCTTTAACGGTTAATTGTCAATATTTATCTGTGAAAACGAGTTATAGACCCTTAATTTATTAAATATATACTGCTATAGCAGCAATAAAGTTATTATTTTTACATCCTCCAATCTGAAAGTTATCCCAATCGTTACCATACCGGTTTCACAGAAGATCTAAAAACTCGTCTGGATACACACAATGCTGGTCAAGATACCCACACATCAAAATACTAACCATGGAGAATAAAAACATCAATTGCTTTTACTGACAGACAGCAAGCTTTAAATTTTGAATCATACCTAAAAAGCCCCTCAGGCAGAGCCTTTACAAAAAAAAACTTTAACATTTTTCCCCTTGCCCCATTGGGCTGCTTTTGGGCCCTATTTTAAATTGTTTTCATATTTTTGTTTTAAAATATATTTATGGGAGAGGGCAACTCCCAATCTATTCTCTGTATATATTCCCTGTTTAAAACATAGCATGCTATTATTTTTTAATGCAGGGTCATTTAAAAATCATATGACTCAATATTTTTATTGATCTTTATAAGCAACTCGGTGAATAAAGTCCTCTCACCTTTTGTGAGACCTTTCAGAAACTTTTCTTCGGTTTCATCCATGTGGACATGTGAATCCTGGCAGACTTCTTCTCCCTTTGGTGCCAATTTTACAAACTTGATTCGCTTGTCAGAGCTATCAAACTCGCCTTTTACAAAGCCCTTTTCTTCAAGCCTTTTAGCAATGCCAAGGGTTGTAGGCTGTGAATTTCGGAGCAACTTTTCAAGTTCTTTCAGAGTGAGGCTCCCGCTTTCGGAGTTTTTTAGAGCCCATAGTACACGCATTTGAGAGACAGTAAGATCTTTTTCTTTAAGCTCCCTGTTTGCCATCCTTTCAAGGGCATCATGTATCTGCTTTATAATAATTCCGATATATATTTTTTCTTTCACAAGAACTCCTTTTTTAGTTTGAAATCATATATGAAATACTATATTTTTAAATAGCATGCTATTGAATAATTCATAATTTATAAACTGTATTCAAATACCTAATACCGGAAAGGAGTAATTAATGGGAAAGGCTAAAAAAACACTGCTAAAGTCCTTAACAGGGGTGATTTTATTATTTTCAATCGCCCTGCTCTATGCAGATGCCCTTGCTGCCAAATCTGAAAGAAAAGCAGAAGCCATTTCATTTGAGGTGCTGAATCCGGAGGCGGAGATGATCATGGCATCTGATATCTCTGTTATTTCTCCACGGGTTAAAAATCTGTCCGCCGGCAAAATCGGACTGGTCTGGGCAGGCAAATCCGGTGGAGAGTTTTTTCTTGATGCACTGGAGATACTCCTTAAAAAGAAATATCCTTCCGCTACAATCCTCAGGTATACCCGGGGTGCAGATAACGCAGAGGCGAGGATACCAAAAGAGGTAGACACCTTTGTCTATGCTGTGGGTGATTCAGGCCAGGGTGCATGGGATAGCGTATCCTATACAATAAAAATGGAAAAACTGGGTAAACCCGGTGTTGCTGTCTTTGGTGAACACCTGATGCATAACGCAGAAACAGCCGCTAATCATCTTGGCATGCCATCTGTACGTATGGCACCCTTGCCCAGCATGGAGTTCTACCCGAACAGGGCAAGCGCAAAGAGCATGATACCCTGCGCAGAGATGGTTTTTAATG
The sequence above is drawn from the Desulfatiglans sp. genome and encodes:
- a CDS encoding HPr family phosphocarrier protein encodes the protein MEHKKTLLIQNDLGLHGRAAAKIVELSRKYKSKLFFIKNGYGEVDGSNILSILTLSGSKGTEIDAKADGEDSLELLEELSRLFENKFGEGR
- the ptsP gene encoding phosphoenolpyruvate--protein phosphotransferase gives rise to the protein MTEQVTAENNKLTGIAVSPGIVIGKARLVDRSKQKIIYQYLINENEINREVERLKYALEVTKEQLLDLKSRIPDSIKEHSFILDTHLMIVEDNMITASTINIILEERINAEWALKKSVQKIRQLFDQVDFEYIRDRINDVENVVERILRNLVGKKQESLSNINEKVIIVAHDLTPADTSEINTSMVMGFITDVGGKTSHTAIMAQALKIPAVLGLEKATVSIEDGNMLILDGYKGEVILNPDNDLITSYQEKALYYKNYNSSILQLSHLPSETLDGYRVAVKANIEFLEEVETAKENGAEGVGLYRTEFLYIRNKGVPVENEQYQDYREIAEKITPFPITIRTLDIGGDKIFSNKKPSNEANPALGLRAIRFCLKEQEIFKSQLRAILRASAHGNIRIMFPMISGVQEFIDAKGILSQVMDELEKGNIPYDRKIKVGAMIEIPSAVMVADILAESADFFSIGTNDLIQYTLAIDRSNENVAYMYEPYHPAVIRMIMQVVKAARNAGIEVSLCGEMAGDPFCLPILLGMGINELSLTATGIPQLKKLIRSLSKEAAEKDLENILKLKTSEEVRRYIQKITKDYLPDINGNGFKLKYLQ
- the smpB gene encoding SsrA-binding protein SmpB, with the translated sequence MSVKVVCQNKKASHDYFIDEALEAGMVLLGPEVKSLRDGRANLVDGYAKIKNGEVFLYNMHITPYPYAHYLNLDPKRTRKLLFNKREIRRLLGKTKEKGYALIPLKVYFKDSMAKIEIGLAKGKKLYDKRHALKEKELKREMDQVKKRR
- a CDS encoding type II toxin-antitoxin system HicB family antitoxin; this encodes MATYTAVIEKCCEIGLYVGFVPGFPGAHSQGETLDELNQNLKEVIEMLLEDGYPKMESEFVGTQNVMVA
- a CDS encoding HipA domain-containing protein — encoded protein: MNICPITYEECEKRYSPKGLSLLSRSLMELVDLPYTASDQIIEAASRAPKMSIQGIQPKLSAILNTRINGFELVDTGGRYILKPQNPQYRNLPENEDLSMRLASAAGIQVPLHGLVYSKDSSMTYFIKRFDRTGKKKIALEDFSQLMGLSRDTKYDASMEKVAKVIEQYCTFPALEKIKLFRLTLVNFLLGNEDMHVKNFSLMTKDNKTELAPAYDILNTTIVLSDPKEEIALPVKGRKNRLDSYILIDYFGRDRLALNDKIISSLLDDINGAMPEWDRLVEISFLPNELKDRYRLVLEKRRDRLLR
- a CDS encoding toxin HipA, with protein sequence MRKADIFMHDIHTGILEETTPRKAYRFTYDPGYSGPPVSLTVPVKPEPFEYDTFPPFLEGLLPEGYNLEALLRALKIDRQDLLSQLLAVGKDMVGAVTVCEAE
- a CDS encoding helix-turn-helix transcriptional regulator: MKEFGAIVQFHRKQAGLSRVSLADIAGVGKTAIYDIENGKDTVRLNTLLKVLDTINISVSIDSPLMAQFKAGDNAES
- a CDS encoding MarR family transcriptional regulator; this encodes MKEKIYIGIIIKQIHDALERMANRELKEKDLTVSQMRVLWALKNSESGSLTLKELEKLLRNSQPTTLGIAKRLEEKGFVKGEFDSSDKRIKFVKLAPKGEEVCQDSHVHMDETEEKFLKGLTKGERTLFTELLIKINKNIESYDF